In Aerosakkonema funiforme FACHB-1375, the following are encoded in one genomic region:
- a CDS encoding response regulator transcription factor — MPHVLLVDDEEALRASLSYSLMKEGYQVTTAPDGMTALKLFHKQVPDVIILDLMLPGIDGMEICWRLRAYSDVPIVMLTAKDQDIDKIWGLEAGADDYVTKPFNTRELMARIKAVLRRRAGEKSASAEI, encoded by the coding sequence ATGCCACACGTTTTATTAGTTGATGACGAAGAAGCCTTACGCGCTAGCCTCTCTTATTCTTTAATGAAAGAAGGCTATCAGGTAACAACAGCGCCAGATGGAATGACTGCGCTCAAACTGTTTCACAAGCAGGTGCCAGACGTAATAATTTTAGACTTGATGCTGCCAGGAATAGACGGCATGGAAATATGCTGGCGTTTGAGAGCTTATTCTGACGTACCGATAGTAATGCTGACCGCAAAAGATCAGGATATTGACAAAATCTGGGGCTTAGAAGCTGGTGCAGACGATTATGTCACCAAACCATTCAACACTCGCGAACTCATGGCACGGATAAAAGCTGTGCTGCGGCGTCGGGCTGGGGAAAAAAGCGCTTCGGCAGAAATTTAA